From one Candidatus Brocadiaceae bacterium genomic stretch:
- a CDS encoding TraR/DksA family transcriptional regulator has product MKRTKRDNVSKKAIERSLQDLEKRLKDELHQHLGKLRNVSGGQPSELLDIVAEGELDFMSARSAEAGSTTIAEVRLALEKLRQGTYGVCDDCGRQIAPRRLKARPFATLCLSCKEQQERMGYSSHATAVPVRTGAVAVSLTGEDLHESEEGGSDLLRDIEDLEVNEMF; this is encoded by the coding sequence ATGAAGAGAACGAAGAGGGACAACGTGAGCAAGAAAGCGATTGAGCGGAGCCTCCAGGACCTCGAGAAGCGTCTGAAGGACGAACTCCACCAACACCTGGGCAAGCTCCGGAACGTCTCCGGCGGCCAACCGTCGGAGCTTCTGGACATCGTGGCCGAGGGGGAGCTGGACTTCATGTCGGCCCGCTCGGCCGAGGCCGGCTCGACCACCATCGCGGAGGTCCGGCTGGCCTTGGAGAAGCTCCGTCAGGGCACATACGGCGTCTGCGACGACTGCGGACGGCAGATCGCGCCCCGGCGCCTCAAGGCCAGGCCGTTCGCCACGCTCTGCCTGTCCTGCAAGGAACAGCAGGAGCGCATGGGATACAGCTCTCACGCGACCGCGGTGCCCGTGCGCACGGGCGCCGTCGCCGTAAGCCTCACGGGCGAGGACCTGCACGAGAGCGAGGAAGGCGGCTCGGACCTGCTGCGCGACATCGAGGACCTCGAGGTCAACGAGATGTTCTGA